ctttttacttggatcctgggccttagcattgggccagggtatgaacagtgcccctactcgagcccaatttcttttaagattttgggttcgagtattctaccAGGGGATGTAGCCGACTTGGGAGGGAACCGACGTGTTTGTTTGGAACCGACGTGACTTTCGTGACTTTTGATTTttcacagttacgtctaatcaaacgtcgcgtctgTTAGAGGTTCGCGTAGGTATTGattaccttggtaacggtgcacccattaatgactgcctcgtttttaccattatgcccctaacgtgtttataaatactttccctctctttcattgtttcgtttctgcgatttttcGAATTTCCTCTCCACCTGTTCGTGAAGCATTCTTGCGTTTGAAGGCTTTCATTTCCTCCAACCTTTTTCAGATAAATGttagatttttcttcttcttcttttgcaaCCTGCTTActgtttgcatgcttttattttgcgGATGGATAGGTTAATTCGTAGGTTTCTGTTTGATTCCGTACTTCCCCTTAGAGAccatgtttttttattttcttttctttttcctttgtaggttttaCCAAAACCcttttgaaaagaaagaaaatgtcttCTGTTGAAAGTCTTGCTCAGTGGGTCGATGTTACGGTCCTGGGGGAGGAACCTTTGGTTGACACTGATTTTCTTACTGATCTTCGCACTCGCCACCGGCTCTgcacctctgatgaggatgagccgaagtatgaaCTACTTGCCCCGGGTCCAAAAGACCGGGTCTGCTTTGGGAGGGCTTCGGAGGcagcccctcatttcttttttatgtatgagagcATGCTTACCCGCCTGGGCGTTTTCCTTCCTTTTTCTGACTTTGAGATGGATGTTTTACGCCACTGCCGTGTTGCACCTACCCAGCTTCAtcctaattcctggggttttctgaaaatttatcaatttgtcagccatgctttagactttccgacttccttgaggattttcttttttctcttccacATGACTAAGCCCTTCAGTGGGCAGAATAATAAACAACAATGGGTGTCCTTCCgagctatacaaggtcggagggtcttcaccctttttgacgaatcttttcatgacttcaaaaattattttttcaaagtgcaagctgtagagggtcaccacccctttttcctggatgagaatTCTTCCCCTCGCTTTCCTCTGTATTggttggaggcctccccctgtgagaaatatggtctggacgACCTGGATGAGATGGAtgcagccattgtggggttcctccgagaagtatgggggagggccccatatctggatactaaaaaatttctccaagggtctccgacctttgtccaAACACAATTAGGTAGCCTTTATTTGTTTTCTTGGATTTCCGATTTGTCTGACTGTCTTTTTCCGACTTGTCTGACCTCTTGGCTACTATTTGTTTTTACAGAGATGGCGAGGAGGAATTCGAATGAATCTTACCAGAGGGTCCAGGAGGCTAGGGCAAGGTCCCGGGCTAGGACTGGTGGTGCCAGGGCAGCTATCCCTCCCCCTCTTCCTCCTCGAAATTTGGGGACTCCTTCTGAACCTATTGTTATCTCTTCTTCTGCTCCTTCTCAGCCGTCCCCTCCCCCCGATCCTCCCCTGAGCCTGAAAGGAAGAAGCGCAAGGCTTTAGAGCCTAGTTCTTCTTTCGAGGGTGAAGCCAAGGTGGATGCCCCTGAATTTATCCGAAAGTACATCTATCCTCATGCCCGTATAGGCTTGGATGATGTTTCTATCCGGAACCACCTCACTATTCTGGCTCAGGAGAGTATCAGGGCGGCGGCGGTGTGCACCAAGTTTCTTGATATTTTCgagaagactcctcttagctCTCTTGGTTCGTCCTCGAGGGCTAAAGAGTTGGAGGAGAGACTTCTTTTATATCAAGAACatgagaagaagttgaaggagGAGGTCGCCAAACTGGAGGAGGAGAGGAAGGATCTCCAGGAGAGGGAGAGCAAGTTGTAGGCCCAGTGCAACATGGAGGTCGGTTTAAGGCTGAAGGCGCAGGAGAGCTATTCAAGCCTTTTTGAGGACCTTGTGGTTGTGAAAAAAGATCTGCTGAATGCTCGGACTGCCtacaccgagttggaggactctattgccgaGGGATCTGAAGAGGCCTGGAGGATTTTTAAGGAGCAagtcggagtcattgctcctggCTTGGATCTTTCTCCTTTAGATCCCGATAAGGTCGTCATTGATGGTGCTATAGTGACTCCTCCTGCTCCCCAAGTTGTTTCTGAGTCCgacttgaagactcgggggcagaggattattgagtcccctcctcgctcAAAGGATGCTCCGAGCTCTTCCAAggttcctccgacttcctctcCGTCTCCTATGGATGCCTCTCTCCCTGGTCCTGACGCTGCTCCGACTATTCTTCCTGGTTCTGGTGGTGATCCGTCTACTCCTCTGAAAAAATAACTTTATTGGCTATATGGGGgtccggcctgtgggtcccccttttttaaactcttttatgtttgtttgttggtggtggtggtgactgAACAATTTTTTCTGGCCTTTTAAAGCcgtaaacaaaaaatatttataaatacccttttttggataaagGTTTTAGTTTTTTAAAGAAATaccctttttggataagggttttaaagaaataccctttttggataagggtttttaGTTACCTTTTGCGTGTGCATGCTTTTCTGTTTGTAGTTTTTGAGAAACcctcttttttatctttttagttttggAAAACTTTTTCCTGGCTGTCTGTCCTTTTGAGTTCCTCTTCGCTTTAAGGACAGCTTTTAAGATTTTTCCTAGGTTTTTCGATCTCTTTTTGATtattccttatactcaactttgttttattgagcttctatgacttaggttatttttgcgacaCGTTTTCTTTTTTACTCGGTTTTGTATTTCGACTTATAAGTCGGCATATCCCCGAGTTTCTcacgatcaacttttataacctctttacaccgacttgtatatcgtcgttttatcctgacgaccatctaggtcggttcatgggattttcacgttttgtcgagcttaagtcggcgcgtttcgtaggaaAAAATAaacgagaaggaatttataagagatattgtaaaagatctttatttattgggGAGGTACCTTACtgctactaagggcttttgaCAGCCTATTTtcccttagcctctactatgatgcctcgttaaaaacccttctccagaaaaaaccctttaaCTTTCGGGAAAAAAtcgtgaagttgggaaaagagtacatcagggagtagagttcgcttttaactgtagtacattttcatattacaagcatgccacgatctTGGTAACTCGGCGCCGCTTAGGTCGGTCACTctataataaccttttcctaagacctcgctgactttgtagggtcctttccagttggcaGCGAGTTTTCCTTCCTCCGACTTGTTGACTCCTatgtcgtttctgattaagacCAGATCGCTTAGTGCGAAACTTCTTTGaatgactttcttgttgtatctggtagccatcctttgcttcagcgctgcttctcttatctgggcttgttctcggacttcgaGGAGCAATtctagctcctctttgtgcccctatATGTTTCCGATTTCATCATGGAGAATCACCCTTGGGCTTTGCTCGCtgatttctactggtatcatagcttctatcccatagacaagtcggaagggCGTTTCTCCAGTGGCAGATTGGGGCgttgtcctgtaagcccataacacttgtgggagctcctccgcccaggctccttttgcatcttgtagccttttcTTTAATcctgctagtatgactttgttggctgcctcggcttgtccatttgcttgcgggtgctccaccgaggtgaactggtgtttaatCTTCATACTGGCCACCAGACTTttgaaggtagagtcggtgaactgggttccattatctgtagtgATGGAATATGGTATCCCATATCTTGTGATGATAttcttgtagaggaacctccgacttctttgggctgtGATGGTAGCCAATGGCTctacttctatccactttgtgaaatagtctattccCACGATCAAGTATTTAACTTGTCCTGGCGCTTGGGAAAagggacctaacaaatccattccccattttgcgaagggcCACGGAGAAGTTATATTGATGAGTTCCTCGGGGGGAGCCATGtggaagtttgcatgcatttggcatggttgacattttttcacaaattctgtggcatctttctgcaaggtcggccaatagaatccagctcggattactttcctggcaagcgacctggctccgagatgatttccgcAAATCCCGCTGTGGACCTCCTCTAATACCTCGGTGGTTCtcgaggtcggtacgcactttaacaatggtgttgatattcctcttctatagagaatatttttcaccagagtgtagtgttgtgcttccctccggattctcttagcctctttttcctctttggggatgatgtcgaatttcatgtattcgaccaaggggttcatccatccgaggtttagtcCGGTTACCTCAAGGACCACTTGCGTTCCTCCGTTTTTACCACAGAGGGttctggagagtttcctggatcaggcttctgttattccctcctggcttggtacttgctaacttggatagggcgtctgctctgctatttagatcccgagttatatgttTGATCTCGGTTTTCGCAAAGCGCCCAAGAtgctccagagttttttccaagtacctcttcatatttggatcttttgcctgatactctccacttatcTGGGAGGCCACTACTTGGGAGTCGCTATATACCATCACttttgtagcaccgacttcttctgccagctttaaCCCGGTAAttagggcttcatattctgcctggttatttgaggctgggaattcaaatttgagggaaacctctatttgTGTTCCCCTTTCGTCCActaatattatgcctgcaccgctccCTGTCttatttgaggatccatctacatagagttcccatgtcgttggtttttcctcttgatctcctgcgTATTCTGCTACGAAGTCGGTAAGGCATTGGGCTTTAAttgccgtccgagtttcatacctcaagttgaactcggagagctctattgcccattgaaccattctccctgcaacatccgtcttttggaggatttgcttcatgggttggttcgtgcggactcttattgtatgagcttgaaagtaaggtcgtagccttcgtgaggctaccactaaggagtaggcaaacttctctagtttgtggtaccttagctcggggccttgtagaactttgctgatgaAATACACTGGATGCTGACcgacctcgtcttctcttatTAGGGCTGACGCGACAGCCTTGTTTGCTACAGataagtataggacgaggtcttctccAACTATAGGTCGGGTCAGAATCGGGGGTTgactcaagaatcttttgaactcctggaacgcctcttcgcattcaggagtccattcgaactgacaTCCCTTTCTCAGTAAGGAGAACAATGGAAGGAATTTTAGTGCTGACCCTGCCAAgaatctggagagggctgcaagtcggccgtttagctgctggacctctcttaagcaagtcgggcttttcatttccaGGATGGCTCTACACTTATCGGGATTTGCTTCGATCCCCCTCTGTGTCAGCATGAACCCTAAAAATTTTCCAGCTTCCACCGCGAAGGTACACTTtgtgggatttagtctcatcccgtgtgACCTTATGGTGTCAAATACTTGCGAGAGGTCTGAAAAGAGGTTGACTTCTTCCTTGATTTTTACTAGCATGTCATCGACGTAGACCTCCATTAAGCTTCCAAGGTGGGGagcgaacaccttattcatcagcctctgatatgtggcccctgcatttttcaatccaaatggcatgaccacataGCAAAATTTGGCTCTGGGTGTGATGAATGATGTCTTCTCCTGGTCTGGctcgtacatcgggatttggttataccccgagtaggcatccatgaacgataagtattgatatcccgagctggagtctactagggtatcgatacttggtagtggataagggtccttgggacatgccttatttaaatcggtatagtcgacacacattctccatttgccattttgttttttgactagcactacgttagctagccatgttgggtatttgacttctctgatgaagccggcttctaggagcgcttgtacttgttcttctatTACTAGGgctcgttctgggccgagcttgcgtcttctctgttgtacaggtcgggaccctgggtataccgagagcttgtgggacataagctcggggtctatcccgggcatgtcggaggctttccaggcaaagaggtcggaattgtctcttaggagcttaATCAACCCTTGCTTTAGGGcttcccctaggttggctcctatgttggtgttttttccttcctctttgcCGACCTGTATTTCCTCAGTTTTTCCTCCCGGCTGTGGACGCAGCTCTTCTCGGGCCCTTGCACcgccgagctctatggtgtggacTTCTCTGCTTTTTCCTCTCAgattcaggctttcattgtagcatttccttgccaatttctgatctcccctcaccgttgctattCCCGCTgaggttgggaatttcatgcaaaggtggggaGTGGATACCACTGCTctgagtcgattaagggtagctctgccaattaaagcattatatgctgaccctacgtcgatgactatgaagtctacaCTCAGAGCCTTGGATTTTTCCCCCTTTACAAaagtggtgtggaggggcaaaaatcccaGTGGTTTTATCGGCGTGTCACCTagtccgtacaaggtgtcggggtaggctcttaattctttctcatccaaccctagtttgtcaaaagcgggcttgaaaaggatgtccgctgagcttccttggtctactagggttctATGGAGATGGGCATTGGCTAGGATCATAGTAATTACCACTGGGTCATCGTGCCCAGGGATTATTCCTTACCCATCTTCTcttgtgaatgaaatggtgggaaggtcggatgactctcctccgacctggtagactcgcTTGAGATGTCTTTTGTGAGAggacttggtgagtccccctcccgcgaatcctcctgagatcatatggatatgtctctccggggtctgcggtggtgggtctcttctatccatatcgtctcgctttctcttcccatgaccgtccgacctttctatgagatatctgtcgagccgaccttctctagccagcttttctatcacatttttatggtcgtaacagtcatttgtcgagtgaccatatattttatggtactcacagtagtcgctgcgactccatccttttttatttttaataggtcTGGGAGGAGGCAGTCTTTCGGTATTgcaaatctctctgtatacatccactatggaaacctttagaggagtataagagtgatattttcttggtctatcgagaccgagttcttccttctttttgggttccctctccctctcttttgttgAAGGGAGatgcccaggtcgccaactcgaATCTCTCAGCCTagcattctcctccatgttgatgtacttttcagctctttcctgtacatcacttaaggaggtggggtgtctttttgatatggactgtgagaagggaccttctctaagcccattgactaaccccatgatgactgcctcggtgggcaggtcttggatttctaaacatgctttgttgaacctttccaataggctcgtaaggattctccgacctcctgctttatcCCCAGGAGGCTTGgcgcatgttttactttgtctttctggatgaagaacctcatcaagaacttccttgagaggtcttcaaaactggtgaccgacctcggggggaggctgtcgaaccacttcatcgccgctttcgacaaggttgtcgggaaagctttgcatcgcatagcatcagaagcatcagccaggtacatccgacttttaaagttgcttaaatgatgcttcggatttgtggttccgtcatagaggtccatatcggggcttttaaagtttcttggaacttttgccctcattatgtcctcactaaaaAGATCCTCCCCTCATGGGGGCGACTCTTCTCTATCGTCATgggagttccgacctttgagggaggattctaactttaagagtttcttctctaactcttttcgtcgatccatctcctcttttaggtgcttttctatctccctttgtcgctcccgttcTTGTTCTAGCTGTTCCAAGCGACTTTGGTGGACATGGACTAATCCATAAGTTCAGTTGCGTGGGACTGTCCGTCCTTCTCCGAATCGCGCCCTTCTTAGGAATTCACCTTTGGAGTTTTAACTCCGGAGGTACCCTCTCTGTGTTGATCGTTGGTTCCCTAGTGGAGGGTTAGGTCCACATCATTATTTCCGGtgtccagattctcttgttcagaatctgtctccacatgaccctcctcagggatctgtccgccatcaatggttgatctctcgggtccccggcaacggcgccaatgttacgatgggtaaccggagattgttGGGCTGGACTCACTGGGTTGGCCCGATCGTCTGAGGAAGGAAGCCTTCGAGCGGGTCTGCGTCTtaggggcctccgtccgacttgtgagtatgaacgaatggggggtggtacctgcaaagacactccgatgcctaagtcagcaggGGGTTAAGCAGGTTTAGAATATATATTGGAACTTCTAGATACCTgagaggtgtcagtgtatttatagtggtgaaccaataaccaccgttgaagtagtgccactttttaaggggaataaccgtccctttatcttagggtggttgagatatggctcttggaagtggttagagagattttaggggcagttattcTCTTGAGggagtgtttatctgccagctgatcctcgtaccgacttctttagagcaagtcgtgaagaTAGCCGACTTCGTGGCATCTGGTTTGTGCAGTGTGAGGCTCAActcctttgggttgggcctttttactTGAATCCTGGGTCTTAGCATTAGGGTAGGGTATGAACATTAATGTTTCTAATAAAACCTTTTCTGTAATTATTTCTTAAAAATGACttttaaataagaataaaaaaactaTACTATTTAAGTTATAGTTAGTTAGCAATACCAATTtacttttttatcaaaattaaatttataaattcaatTTAATAAAAGCATGTTATCCAACCATATTTTGGTAATGCATACCGCCAAGAAGCTATTGAATCTGCAGAATGTGCAGCTGTGTGTGACTCTGACTGAGTGATGATGACATCAGCAAGAGGAGGAAGACCCTCTTCGAGTTCAGCACCAACCTATTCATGGGCGCCGACAACGTTTGTGTCAGCATCGGGCAAGAGGATACATAGGGAGATGGTGGAGCTCAACAACGACCCTCCTCCACACTGCTCTGCCGGCCCCAAGGACGATAACCTCTATCACGGGATCGCCACCATCATTGGCCCCCTGGTCTGCTCTGCTATGCTATGCTATTTCAATTCAATATCTTTCATTTCAATAACCATTCAAATCTTAAATCCATATctgctccctctctctctctctttcacttGTCTACAGGAACTGCATACCAAGGTGGCATATTTTTCCTTGACATCATATTTCTTTCTGATTATCCCTTCAACCCTCCCCAGGTACTCCTAATTGATTATCTTCACCATGTTTTGTTTGCTAGAATTAGATTACATAATCCCGTAAACTGATTTTATTCTGAGTAATTTAATATGTAAGTCCTGCCTTGAATTCTTTTAACTGTTTTAGGTAGTATTCAAAACTCGCATTTACCACTGCAATGTTGACACTGATGGCCATGTTAGTCTCGGAATGTTGAAGGATGGTTGGAGTCCAGCACTAACCATTACCAAAGTGCTAACTGCAATTAGATCACTTTTGACAAATAATCCTGACCCTTGTAAGTTCTTCCGCTCTCTTCTCAACCTCACAATGTGGAATGGATTCACTTAAGAGTTATGATGATGGTTGTTCCAGATAAAGCTGTTGTCCCTGGCATTGCTCACTTGTATTTAGAAAACAAAGCAAAACATGATATTGTTGCTGGAGAGTGGACTGCTCGATTTGCCAAGTGAATTGTTCAAGCCTTTTAACTCCTTCTTTTGTATCATGTTCTTTAATGATGTCTATATGTGAATACTAGTTCATACTTGTATCTCCTTCTCACTAGCTTCAGTAATAACATAAGCAAGATGATGTTATTCTCGAACTTAATCTATGTTTTCAATTTGTGATTAGCAATCAATCTACTACTTGTCAACCTCAATCATCATATGGAATGTTATGTATTCACATAGTGTCTAGTATATTGAGCCAACTCATACTATTGCACTGTTAGATTAGGTTTGGGACTTAAGACGGGATTTGTCATAATACTTAGTGTATCATAGTTGCTCAGTCCATTGGGCAAAAAGAAAAGTTAACAAGTAATGGATTTAGTTAAAGAGTTCCTTGATGATTAGTTAAGAGAATGAAAGTGGAAAGTTTTGGTTTTCTAATGCATTTAATGCATCAAAAACTTAAAAACTTTACATTtggtttatatttttttatttaatttttctattttagtaTCTTTGAAGAGTTTCTTTAGAGTATTTGTTAGCATAATTGTTCCTTCAATGTATTTTCTTTTCACTGATTAGAATAttcatttttgaaaaacaaaaaagttatggcAATTAAAATGCCTGTGCATTTTGAGAATTTTACAGCATGTCCCTTTCCTTCAGCCCCCAAATGACCACATCCTCAAGCCACCGCCACTATACAATCATCAGAGTTCttgaatttttctaaaaattttcaatcacCATTTGTGTTGAGAAGTCTACAAAATGGAATAGAATTTGTCCATAGATCGGGGGCCTTTAGCATCTCCATGAAATAACTTTTTCCATATTGGAAAGAACTCGCATATTCTTCAAGGAAGGAATATTTCTTTCTCCAAGTAAATTATAGCAATTAGATACTACTACAATATAAGAACAATTTTCTATGAAATGaggaattttttaaaaagaaaacggAAAGGAAAGAAAATTCTTCTCTCAATGGGAATAAAGTAAcccaaaaaaaaggaaaaaggtaGAAATTTCCACCTTTTTTTTTAGTATAGGGCTATGGGCCATGAAGTTGGGATCACGAGGTATATGAGGACAAATTACATTGCCCCCATTGCCGTATTTGATAAATGCAGTCTTGCAGACACAGGCATTGCTATGATTGACTACTTACTTGGCAAGGCATGTGGTATTCAGATTTGAGAACAACAAATTGTATTATCTTTTGTTGCATATATCaattagagttttttttttttttttaaatttctttttatcttttatcttgAGTAAGATACTAATAGCATCCATAAAAAATGGTTGTTTCtttatagagtaaagtatcatttatgtccctaacgtttggggtaagtctcaaacatatccctaacgttttaaacgtcctatttgtgtcccaaaCGTTTTTAAATGTAGTCAATGTTATCCTTCCGTCAAAATGAGAAACATTTCGCTAACGCCGTTACCTACGTGGATGCTGAGGTTGTAAGCCCAAAGCGTTAGGGAGACACGTCTGCCTCTTCGCGCCCATTATACCATTCACTGAAGGAAATACGAAACGTTGAAGAAACAGAGCACCTCAACGCTAGTGTGTTCCTTCTGGTTCTCCTCACCACACACGTCTGACACCTCTTCGAGGGTGATCGCAGGGAGGGGCTACAAGGTTGTTGGCGAGTTGCGGTTGCTTGTGTTGCATGAAAGATCGCACCTTTGGTCTGGCGACAGAGAGGTTTCCTTCGACC
The DNA window shown above is from Arachis ipaensis cultivar K30076 chromosome B08, Araip1.1, whole genome shotgun sequence and carries:
- the LOC107612102 gene encoding constitutive photomorphogenesis protein 10-like isoform X3, with the translated sequence MMTSARGGRPSSSSAPTYSWAPTTFVSASGKRIHREMVELNNDPPPHCSATIIGPLDGWSPALTITKVLTAIRSLLTNNPDPYKAVVPGIAHLYLENKAKHDIVAGEWTARFAK
- the LOC107612102 gene encoding constitutive photomorphogenesis protein 10-like isoform X1; the encoded protein is MLFQFNIFHFNNHSNLKSISAPSLSLFHLSTGTAYQGGIFFLDIIFLSDYPFNPPQVVFKTRIYHCNVDTDGHVSLGMLKDGWSPALTITKVLTAIRSLLTNNPDPYKAVVPGIAHLYLENKAKHDIVAGEWTARFAK
- the LOC107612102 gene encoding constitutive photomorphogenesis protein 10-like isoform X2, which gives rise to MMTSARGGRPSSSSAPTYSWAPTTFVSASGKRIHREMVELNNDPPPHCSAGPKDDNLYHGIATIIGPLDGWSPALTITKVLTAIRSLLTNNPDPYKAVVPGIAHLYLENKAKHDIVAGEWTARFAK
- the LOC107612102 gene encoding constitutive photomorphogenesis protein 10-like isoform X4; protein product: MMTSARGGRPSSSSAPTYSWAPTTFVSASGKRIHREMVELNNDPPPHCSAGPKDDNLYHGIATIIGPLELHTKVAYFSLTSYFFLIIPSTLPR